ATAGATAGATAGATAGATAGATAGATAGATAGATAGATAGATAGATAGATAGATAGTTATTAAATACAAGTTTAAATTTATAAATTATAATTAGGAGGGTTGTTATGTCTACTATGATAGCAGTTGAAGAAGTTGCAAAACTTTGCAATGTTGGAAATGGTAAAGCTTATCAAATCATTAGAGAAATTAATAAAGAAATGAAAGAAAAGGGATATCTAATAATCAGAGGTAGAGTTAATAAACTTTATCTATTAGAGCGATTTGGAATAACAAAAGGAGATTAATTATGCCAGCAACTAAGGATAAGAACGGGACTTGGATGTCCCGTTTCTATTATGTAGATTACGAAGGAAAAAGAATTAGAACTTTTAAAAGAGGTTTTAAAACTAAAAGAGACGCTCTTGAATACGAAAGAGAATTTCTATCTAAATATAAATTTGAAGTCAGTATGACATTTAAAAGCTTGTATGAGCTTTATATAGAAGACTTGAGTCATCGATTGAGACAACACACTATCATCAATAAAAAATATATAATTGAAATGAAAATATTACCATTTTTTAAAAATTTAAAACTGAGTGACATTACTCCAGTTATAATTAGAAAATGGCAAAATGAACTTTTAAAAGCTATAAACCCAAGTAGTGGAAATCCATATAGTCAAACTTATATTAAAACTATTCATAATCAGCTTACAGCTATTTTTAACTATGCTATTAAGTTTCATTCATTACAAGAAAACCCTTGCCATAAAGCTGGAAGTATTGGAAAGAAACATGCTGAAGAAATGAATATCTGGACACCAGAAGAGTTTAAATTATTTATTGAAACTCT
The window above is part of the Cetobacterium sp. ZOR0034 genome. Proteins encoded here:
- a CDS encoding site-specific integrase; translated protein: MPATKDKNGTWMSRFYYVDYEGKRIRTFKRGFKTKRDALEYEREFLSKYKFEVSMTFKSLYELYIEDLSHRLRQHTIINKKYIIEMKILPFFKNLKLSDITPVIIRKWQNELLKAINPSSGNPYSQTYIKTIHNQLTAIFNYAIKFHSLQENPCHKAGSIGKKHAEEMNIWTPEEFKLFIETLKDYPATYAGFNILFWCGLRVGELLALEIKDIDFENETLNINKSYQRLNKEDVITEPKTPKSKRIIEMPAQLIPILQNYLTALYKPKPRTRLIPHTKYIFEHAMKKHSEIAGVKKIRIHDLRHSHASLLIHLGVNPLAIARRLGHEKVETTLNTYSHLFPNSNKEMMELLGKV